AAGTTCTTTATAAATCACTaacttcttaaaaataaatcaaagtgCTTGTGAGAATACCAGAGCCGTGAAGACAGAGCCGGCTTTGCTATCATAAACAACAAAGGCAAAGCTACCATCTAAATCCTTGACGACTTGATCAGCTGGATAAGGACCTCTGTCTCTAAGAGTCCTATAAGCTTCAATCACAAACATGGCCTCGTTCGTTGTCTTGGTGAGACCGTATTGCTTGTTTAGCTGACACAGATTGTTCAAGCTCCCAAAGAAGAGACAGTAGATGTCATCAAATCCACAGAACAATctgaacacaaaaaaaaaaaaagagaaactgTAAGAGCAGAATTTTGTAACAAGAAGAGAAGGTATGTGGATTACCTTTGGTGGATGGAAAAGGAAGCAGAGGGACGAACGTAAGCTAGAACAGCTGCTTTACCAAAAGACATAGAGAAAGTGTTGAGAGGGTAACGAGACAAGAAACTGTTTAAGGTTTCTTCAGGAAGTTTGGGCTGTTTAGAGCATTTCTCAGATGCTGGACTGTGGAGTTCCTCCGGTGGATGAGCAAACGCCTCATGAAATATAGCCAACATGTTTCTTCACAGGGGAGAGAGAACCCAACAATAAAAAAGGTTATAAATCTAAGAGAAGAGTTTTGTTTCTCTATAATTAGAAACTTTGAAGAAAAATGCAGAAGCAGAGAAGAAAGTGGTTAGGTTTCTTGAgtatttatacatgtatt
The window above is part of the Brassica napus cultivar Da-Ae chromosome C8, Da-Ae, whole genome shotgun sequence genome. Proteins encoded here:
- the LOC106416317 gene encoding stem-specific protein TSJT1-like, which produces MLAIFHEAFAHPPEELHSPASEKCSKQPKLPEETLNSFLSRYPLNTFSMSFGKAAVLAYVRPSASFSIHQRLFCGFDDIYCLFFGSLNNLCQLNKQYGLTKTTNEAMFVIEAYRTLRDRGPYPADQVVKDLDGSFAFVVYDSKAGSVFTALGSDGGVKLFWGIAADGSVVISDDLDVIKEGCAKSFAPFPTGCMFHSEGGLMSFEHPMNKIKAMPRVDSEGVLCGANFKVDVYSRVNSIPRRGSEANWSL